Within Sinorhizobium sp. RAC02, the genomic segment TATGTCATGGCGGCGGACGCCGAATACGGGCCGCACCTCAAGGCCCGCATCACGCCGTTCATGACGGGCGTCGGCCCGGTCGAGGCCGCGGTACAGCTGACGCTGGCGCTTTGCCACCTCGAAGCCGAGGCCCAGCTGCCTGATTTCGTCGTCTCGCTCGGCTCCGCCGGCTCCGCCACACTGGAGCAGACCGGCGTCTATCAGGCGACCGCCGTCTCCTATCGCGACATGGACGCCTCGGCGCTCGGCTTCACCAAGGGCGCCACGCCCTTCCTCGACCTACCCGTGGAAGTAATACTTCCCGTCCGCATTCCCGGCATCCCCGAAGCCCGCCTTTCGACCGGCGCCAACATCGTCTCCGGTCCCGCCTACAGGGGCATCGACGCCGACATGGTGGAGATGGAAACCTACGCCGAACTGCGCGCCTGCCAGGCCTTCGGTGTGCGCCTCATCGGCCTGCGCGGCATTTCCGACGGCAAGACCGAACTCACCCATATCGGCGACTGGACGGAATACCTTGGTGTCATCGACGAGAAGCTCGCCGCCGCCGTCGACCGGCTGGAAGCGGCCGTTCTCGACGGCACCATCGTGTTGAAGGGCTGAAAATCCGGCCTTCCCCCGTTGCGCGGCGCGCGGTTTTTCATTAAAGGCTCGCCATGACCCAGACAGCCACTCCCGACAGCGTTCTCATCATCGATTTCGGCAGCCAGGTGACCCAGCTCATCGGGCGACGCGTGCGTGAAGCAGGCGTCTATTGCGAGATCATCCCCTTCCAGTCGGCGGAAGAAGCCTTCCACCGCATGCAGCCGAAGGCGATCATCTTCTCCGGCGGCCCCGCCTCGGTTCTCGACCAGGGCAGCCCCCGCGCACCGCAGGTGGTCTTCGATTCGGGTCTGCCGATCCTCGGCATCTGCTATGGCCAGCAGACACTCAGCCTGCAGCTCGGCGGCAATGTCGAAGGCGGCCATGCCCGCGAATTCGGCCGCGCTGACGTGGAAATCCTGAAGGACAGCCCGCTCTTCGACGGTTTCTGGGAAGTCGGCAAGAAATACCCCGTCTGGATGAGCCACGGCGACCGCGTCACCGAGGCACCCGAGGGCTTCGAAATCATCGGCACTTCGGAAAACGCGCCATTCGCGATCTGCGTCAACGAGGCGAAGCGCTACTACACCACCATGTTCCACCCGGAAGTGGTGCACACGCCGGATGGCGCAAAGCTGCTGTCGAACTTCGTGCACAAGATCGCCGGCATCAAGGGCGACTGGTCGATGTCGGCCTACCGCGCCCGCGCCGTGGAAGCGATCCGCGAACAGGTCGGCGACAAGCGGGTCATCTGCGCGCTGTCGGGCGGCGTCGACAGTTCCGTTGCGGCCCTCCTCATTCATGAGGCGGTCGGCGCGCAGCTCACCTGCATCCTCGTCGACCACGGCCTGATGCGCAAGAACGAGGCGGCCGACGTCGTCGCCATGTTCCGCGAGCACTACAACCTGCACCTCATCCATGTGGATGCCGTCGACCGCTTCGTCGGCGAGCTGGAGGGCGTTTCCGACCCGGAAACCAAGCGCAAGATCATCGGCCGCCTGTTCATCGAAGTGTTCGAAGAGGAAGCCAAGAAGCTCGGCGGCGCGGAATTCCTCGCCCAGGGCACGCTCTATCCGGATGTCATCGAAAGCGTCTCGTTCACCGGCGGCCCCTCGGTCACCATCAAGTCGCACCACAATGTCGGCGGCCTGCCTGACCGCATGAACATGAAGCTGGTCGAGCCGCTGCGCGAACTCTTCAAGGACGAAGTGCGCGTGCTCGGCCGCGAACTCGGCCTGCCGGACAGCTTCATCGGCCGCCACCCCTTCCCCGGTCCTGGCCTCGCCATCCGCTGCCCGGGCGGCATCACCCGCGACAAGCTGGAAATCCTCCGCGACGCCGACGCCATCTATCTCGACGAGATCCGCAAGGCCGGCCTCTACGACAAAATCTGGCAGGCTTTTGCCGTGCTGCTCCCCGTCCAGACCGTCGGTGTCATGGGCGACGGACGCACCTACGAATTCGTCTGCGCGCTGCGCGCCGTCACCTCCGTCGACGGCATGACCGCCGATTTCTACCACTACGACATGAACTTCCTCGGCCGCGCCGCCACCCGCATCATCAACGAAGTCCGCGGCATCAACCGCGTCGTTTATGACGTGACCAGCAAACCACCGGGCACGATCGAGTGGGAATGACGGGCCGCTTCCCGGGCATCCCTCAGAGCGAATAGACAGAAACAGGGTCCCGGTGCCACGCGCCGGGACTTTTTCTTTGCCTGCGCGCCGTAATCCAGATGGGGTGCGGCAAAACCCGTCTTGTCTAAAAATTTCGGCGGCCATGTCACATCGCGCACTGCTGCCTCGTCATGGCCATGTGTGAACGAAAAGGAGAGTGGAATGTCACCGCGCATGACCGACTATTTCAAACGTGCAGAGCCGGCCTTCAAGGCGATGTTTTCCCTGGAAGCGGCAATAAAGGCGAGCCCGCTCGATGCGACGCTCGTGCACCTGGTCAAAATACGCGCCTCCCAGATCAACGGCTGCGCCTATTGCATCCACATGCATGTGGGAGAGGCGCTGAAGGACGGCGAGGAAGCGATGCGCCTGCACCTGCTTGCCGGCTGGCGCGACTCGTCATTCTACTCGCCGCGCGAGCGAGCCGCCTGGCCTGGACCGAAGCCCTGACGCTGGTGGCTGAAACGCATGCCCCCGATGCGGACTGGGCAGCCGTCGAGGCCGCCTTCACGCCCGACGAGCAGGCCTGGCTGACCGTCGCCATCGGCGCGATCAATGTCTGGAACCGCGTGCAGGTCGGGTTCCGCGCGCAACATCCGACCGAGCAGCGCCATGCCGCTTGACCCCTCCACGGATGTCTTCGAGATGCAGCGGCCCCGGCTGCTGCGTCTCGCCTATCGAATGCTGGGATCGCATTCGGAGGCGGAGGACATCGTACAGGAGGCCTGGCTGCGCTGGCACCGCAGCGACCGCGAGGCGGTGGCCGAGCCCGCCGCCTGGCTGACCCGCATCGTCTCGCGCCTCTGCCTCGACGCCATGAAATCCGCCCGCTCCCGCCGGGAGACCTATCCCGGCACTTGGCTGCCCGAACCGCTGATCGAGCCGGCGGATGACGAGCTGCGGGCCGACAACATCACGCTCACCCTGATGGTGGCGCTGGAGCGCCTTTCGCCCCTGGAGCGCGCGGCATTTCTGCTGCACGACGTCTTCAACCAGCCGATGGATGAAGTGGCGGCCACGCTACAAAGAAGCCCGGCCGCAACCCGGCAACTGGCCGCCCGGGCGCGGGCGCATGTGCAGATCGACCGGCCGCGCTACGAGATCGCACGGGAGGACGGCGAGGCGCTTGTCCGCGCCTTCTTCGAGGCCTGCCGCCTGGGCGATGCGTCAGCGCTCGGTTCCATGCTCGCCGCCGATGTGGCGCTCCGCTCGGACGGCGGCGGCAAGGTGCTGGCCTTTCCGAACGCGATCCATGGTGCCGACCGTCTGGTGCGCCTCTATCTCGGGCTTGCGCGCAAGCTGGGGCCGCGCATGGAGTTCATCGGCCATGCCGTCATCGATGGTCTGCCGGGCTTTCTCAGCCGTACCGACGGCTACTTGCAGACCACGGCCGTGGAAATCGTGCAAGGCCGCATCACGGCAATCTATATTACGCGCAATCCGGACAAGCTGGCCGGCCTGATCAGCCCGGCACTGCCCGGACCACCGCAAGCCCACTAAAACCCGAACGACGACTGCGCCGGTTCCGGCGGCGTGAAGGAAATGCCTTCGAGAGCCAGCATCTTCAGCTTGGAGGAGGCGCCGCCGGGCGCGGAGAAGCCGCCGACCTTGCCGCCGGCGGCCAGCACACGGTGGCAGGGGATGATGAGGGCGACGGGGTTTTTCGCCATGGCCTGGCCGACCTCGCGGGCCATTTCCGGACCGGCACCGAGATCGCGGGCGAGCGTGCCGTAGGTCGTCGTCTCGCCCCAGTGCACGCGGCGCGCCGCATCGTAGATCGCGCGAAAAAAGTCGCTCTGGCCGGCAAGGTCGAGCGGTACCTCGGAAAAATCCGCGGGCTCGCCGGCAAAATAGCGTCTGACGCCTTCAATGGCCTCGGCAACCGCAGGCGACGGCTCGGCGGCTTCCGCCTCCGGCAGGTGGCGCAGCAGCAGGCGGCGCGTCGTCGCCGCATCGTCGCCTGGCAGCTGGAAGCGCAAAACGCCCGCCGCCGTCCAGGCGATGCCGCAGGGGCCGCCGTCGGTGTCGAAGATCCGATAATAGGTTTTGCCGGTCATGGTTCGGCTCCTTCCCGTTTCATCGAAAGATCGGGCTTTGCCCGGCCGCTTTCAACCCGTTTCTTGCCGGGGCTTGCGCCAGAGGCCGCCAATTCGCATAAACCGTCGCAAAAACGTGTCAGCGAGGAAACGACGTGGAGACTTCGGAGATCATCATCAGCGGCGATACGGCGGGCATCGAATGGCGCGTGCCCGTCTTCCGCTTCAAGGGCCGCGACGCCAAGGCACCGTCCACCTATCTCCAGGCGGCGCTGCATGCCAACGAGCTGCCGGGCACCGCCCTCCTGCACTTCCTGCTGGAAAGGCTGCGCAAGGCGGATGCGGAGGGCGCGATCCTTGGCGACACCACCGTCATCCCGCAGGCGAACCCGATCGGCCTTGCGCAATCGCATTTCGGCGAGATGCAGGGCCGGTTCGATCTCGGCTCGCGCACCAATTTCAACCGCGACTTCCCGCTGGTCGCCCTTTCCGAGCGTGAAACGCTTCTGAAAGATCTCGATCGCCGCAGCGCCGCCGACCGACTGAAGCGCAGGCTGCTGCACACCGCGCTTGAAGCCGATCTGGTGATCGACCTGCACTGCGACGACGAATCCCTGCAATATGCCTATATCGACGACGCCTTCTGGCCGGAGGCGGCCGATCTCGCTGGCGC encodes:
- a CDS encoding 5'-methylthioadenosine/S-adenosylhomocysteine nucleosidase (Enables the cleavage of the glycosidic bond in both 5'-methylthioadenosine and S-adenosylhomocysteine), giving the protein MSVVLKTVGAHRILYVMAADAEYGPHLKARITPFMTGVGPVEAAVQLTLALCHLEAEAQLPDFVVSLGSAGSATLEQTGVYQATAVSYRDMDASALGFTKGATPFLDLPVEVILPVRIPGIPEARLSTGANIVSGPAYRGIDADMVEMETYAELRACQAFGVRLIGLRGISDGKTELTHIGDWTEYLGVIDEKLAAAVDRLEAAVLDGTIVLKG
- the guaA gene encoding glutamine-hydrolyzing GMP synthase, with amino-acid sequence MTQTATPDSVLIIDFGSQVTQLIGRRVREAGVYCEIIPFQSAEEAFHRMQPKAIIFSGGPASVLDQGSPRAPQVVFDSGLPILGICYGQQTLSLQLGGNVEGGHAREFGRADVEILKDSPLFDGFWEVGKKYPVWMSHGDRVTEAPEGFEIIGTSENAPFAICVNEAKRYYTTMFHPEVVHTPDGAKLLSNFVHKIAGIKGDWSMSAYRARAVEAIREQVGDKRVICALSGGVDSSVAALLIHEAVGAQLTCILVDHGLMRKNEAADVVAMFREHYNLHLIHVDAVDRFVGELEGVSDPETKRKIIGRLFIEVFEEEAKKLGGAEFLAQGTLYPDVIESVSFTGGPSVTIKSHHNVGGLPDRMNMKLVEPLRELFKDEVRVLGRELGLPDSFIGRHPFPGPGLAIRCPGGITRDKLEILRDADAIYLDEIRKAGLYDKIWQAFAVLLPVQTVGVMGDGRTYEFVCALRAVTSVDGMTADFYHYDMNFLGRAATRIINEVRGINRVVYDVTSKPPGTIEWE
- a CDS encoding sigma-70 family RNA polymerase sigma factor, translated to MPLDPSTDVFEMQRPRLLRLAYRMLGSHSEAEDIVQEAWLRWHRSDREAVAEPAAWLTRIVSRLCLDAMKSARSRRETYPGTWLPEPLIEPADDELRADNITLTLMVALERLSPLERAAFLLHDVFNQPMDEVAATLQRSPAATRQLAARARAHVQIDRPRYEIAREDGEALVRAFFEACRLGDASALGSMLAADVALRSDGGGKVLAFPNAIHGADRLVRLYLGLARKLGPRMEFIGHAVIDGLPGFLSRTDGYLQTTAVEIVQGRITAIYITRNPDKLAGLISPALPGPPQAH
- a CDS encoding methylated-DNA--[protein]-cysteine S-methyltransferase, which translates into the protein MTGKTYYRIFDTDGGPCGIAWTAAGVLRFQLPGDDAATTRRLLLRHLPEAEAAEPSPAVAEAIEGVRRYFAGEPADFSEVPLDLAGQSDFFRAIYDAARRVHWGETTTYGTLARDLGAGPEMAREVGQAMAKNPVALIIPCHRVLAAGGKVGGFSAPGGASSKLKMLALEGISFTPPEPAQSSFGF